In a genomic window of Verrucomicrobiota bacterium:
- a CDS encoding sigma-70 family RNA polymerase sigma factor has translation MADSVTSEGRPRMFPATQWTVVLTAGGTPSPEAAAALEGLCRSYWYPLYAFVRRGGHSPPDAQDLTQEFFARLLEHNWIAHADRQRGRFRSFLLMAMKRFLVKEWDKAKALKRDGQAQRVPMELDTAESRYTRELADTRTPEQLFEKQWALALLESVLRRLHEIYTRDGKGALFQALEPCLVGSRNTQPYAVLAAELGMTEGAARVAVCRLRERYRECLKAEVAQTVASAAEVDEELRHLLRVMARR, from the coding sequence ATGGCTGACAGTGTAACCTCAGAAGGCCGGCCCCGGATGTTCCCGGCAACGCAGTGGACGGTGGTCCTGACCGCGGGCGGGACGCCTTCGCCGGAAGCGGCGGCGGCCCTGGAGGGGCTTTGCCGGTCGTACTGGTATCCCCTGTATGCATTCGTCCGCCGGGGCGGGCATTCGCCGCCGGACGCCCAGGATTTGACTCAGGAGTTCTTCGCCCGCCTGCTTGAACACAATTGGATCGCCCACGCTGACCGGCAGAGGGGACGGTTCCGGTCGTTTTTGTTGATGGCCATGAAACGGTTCCTGGTCAAGGAATGGGACAAGGCAAAGGCGCTTAAGCGGGATGGTCAGGCGCAGCGGGTTCCGATGGAACTTGATACAGCCGAAAGCCGGTACACCAGGGAACTGGCGGACACCCGGACGCCAGAGCAGCTTTTCGAAAAGCAGTGGGCACTGGCGCTGCTGGAATCCGTGCTTCGCCGATTGCACGAGATTTATACCCGGGACGGCAAGGGGGCGTTGTTCCAGGCGCTGGAACCGTGTCTGGTGGGCAGCCGCAACACGCAGCCGTATGCCGTCCTGGCGGCTGAACTGGGGATGACCGAAGGTGCGGCCAGGGTGGCGGTTTGCCGCCTGCGCGAGCGTTATCGGGAGTGTTTAAAAGCGGAAGTGGCCCAGACGGTAGCTTCGGCGGCGGAAGTGGACGAGGAATTGCGCCACTTGCTGCGCGTTATGGCTCGACGATAA